A region from the Cryptosporangium arvum DSM 44712 genome encodes:
- a CDS encoding DUF4331 domain-containing protein yields MTSTPQRPSSTPETGLPPSARRSANPRRAAAVFAAAGLALASAMVGLGPGNAQGSSHREAPLIAADPAVDNTDFYAFASPDTPGSTMLIANFQPFEEPNGGPNFYPFATDAAYKINVDNDGDAKPDVVFRWTFKNKDKRGNDTFLYNNGEVTSLDDENLLFKQVYTLDVSYDGGRRYSQTILRDAPVAPSFTGKASMPDYKNLRKQAVKKKGKVKAFAGQADDPFFADLRVFDLLYGGDLSETGQDTLAGYNVNTIALQVPNEAIALKNKVGRNPVVGLWSTTERSKYRLSGDSKARLDRDTVQVSRLGQPLVNEVVLPAGLKDAFNSLSPDKDADIKEVVDRVTDPELPKLIEAIYKIPAPDAPRDDLVEIFLTGLNTKLDGPIEVDLNSQLLNKDVDADRFRASEMLRLNLTTKHNPKPNVLGVIGGDTQGFPNGRRLGDDVVDIAIQVMEGAAQNGKLVDALKDGDKVKSNDARFQHEFPFVALPNEEGVNTQNEVTNTSNVALTDRLGPTGVSLVTAVSTTAILCAIAGFVAWHRRRPTTATLPSRAGRRRRR; encoded by the coding sequence ATGACCAGCACGCCGCAGCGACCATCGAGCACCCCCGAGACGGGGCTGCCACCTTCCGCGCGGCGCTCCGCTAACCCGCGCCGGGCCGCCGCCGTCTTCGCGGCCGCCGGACTCGCGCTCGCGTCCGCCATGGTCGGACTCGGACCGGGTAACGCGCAGGGCTCGAGCCACCGGGAGGCCCCGCTGATCGCCGCGGACCCGGCGGTCGACAACACGGACTTCTACGCGTTCGCGAGCCCGGACACGCCCGGCTCGACCATGCTGATCGCGAACTTCCAGCCGTTCGAGGAGCCCAACGGCGGCCCGAACTTCTACCCGTTCGCGACCGACGCCGCGTACAAGATCAACGTCGACAACGACGGTGACGCCAAGCCGGACGTCGTCTTCCGGTGGACGTTCAAGAACAAGGACAAGCGCGGGAACGACACGTTCCTCTACAACAACGGCGAGGTCACGTCGCTCGACGACGAGAACCTGCTGTTCAAGCAGGTCTACACGCTCGACGTGTCGTACGACGGCGGCCGGCGTTACAGCCAGACGATCCTGCGTGACGCCCCGGTCGCCCCGTCGTTCACCGGCAAGGCGTCGATGCCCGACTACAAGAACCTCCGCAAGCAGGCGGTCAAGAAGAAGGGCAAGGTCAAGGCGTTCGCCGGCCAGGCCGACGACCCGTTCTTCGCCGACCTGCGCGTCTTCGACCTGCTCTACGGCGGCGACCTGAGCGAGACCGGCCAGGACACGCTGGCCGGCTACAACGTCAACACGATCGCGCTGCAGGTGCCGAACGAGGCCATCGCGCTGAAGAACAAGGTCGGCCGCAACCCGGTCGTGGGCCTCTGGTCGACCACCGAGCGCAGCAAGTACCGGCTCTCCGGCGACTCGAAGGCCAGGCTCGACCGCGACACCGTGCAGGTCTCCCGTCTGGGCCAGCCGCTGGTCAACGAGGTCGTGCTGCCCGCCGGGCTGAAGGACGCGTTCAACTCCCTCTCGCCGGACAAGGACGCCGACATCAAGGAGGTCGTGGACCGCGTCACCGACCCCGAGCTGCCGAAGCTGATCGAGGCGATCTACAAGATCCCGGCACCGGACGCCCCGCGCGACGACCTGGTCGAGATCTTCCTGACCGGTCTGAACACCAAGCTCGACGGGCCGATCGAGGTCGACCTCAACTCGCAGCTGCTGAACAAGGACGTCGACGCCGATCGGTTCCGGGCGTCGGAGATGCTGCGGCTGAACCTCACCACCAAGCACAACCCGAAGCCGAACGTGCTCGGCGTGATCGGTGGCGACACCCAGGGCTTCCCGAACGGCCGCCGCCTCGGTGACGACGTCGTCGACATCGCCATCCAGGTGATGGAAGGCGCCGCGCAGAACGGCAAGCTCGTCGACGCGCTGAAGGACGGCGACAAGGTCAAGTCGAACGACGCGCGCTTCCAGCACGAGTTCCCGTTCGTCGCGCTGCCGAACGAGGAGGGCGTCAACACCCAGAACGAGGTCACGAACACCTCGAACGTCGCGTTGACCGACCGCCTCGGCCCGACCGGCGTCTCGCTGGTCACGGCGGTCAGCACCACCGCGATCCTGTGCGCGATCGCCGGATTCGTCGCCTGGCACCGACGCCGGCCCACCACGGCCACCCTCCCGTCACGCGCCGGCCGACGCCGCCGCCGCTGA
- a CDS encoding tetratricopeptide repeat protein, which translates to MTAPADVERTDDEAVETAVPERRRWLRAVVVVAVLAAALILAGGIVGLRDTPSAAPETTATPPRDASAALDASIASAQERLRRLPRDYATWAALGRAYLEKSRITADPTWYAKSEGALRRSLTERPTANPAALTGLGALANARHDFATARRFALDALTQNAYSADAYGVLADAETQLGHAGAATDAVQRMLDLRPTLAAYTRASYDLEQHGQDGEAAALMRRALTSAVDPADAAFCHYQLGELAWNSGDLAGADREYRAGLASAPDYLPLLQGTAKIAAARGDVDAALTTYRTLTQRSPTPGYLLEYAELLQSAGRAAEASQQLELAEAAGALFAANGGSDDLTTVALALARDEPAEALAAAQREWKRRQFSDVADAMAQALHANGRHAEALRYAEKASALGVRSARFQYHRGVILAALGRPAEARRALSGALALNPHFSPVEAPAARRALSELPS; encoded by the coding sequence ATGACTGCGCCCGCCGACGTCGAGCGGACGGACGACGAAGCGGTGGAGACCGCCGTCCCCGAACGACGGCGATGGCTGCGTGCCGTCGTGGTGGTGGCCGTCCTCGCCGCCGCGCTGATCCTCGCGGGCGGGATCGTCGGGCTGCGTGACACGCCGTCCGCCGCTCCGGAGACGACGGCCACGCCACCGCGTGACGCCTCGGCCGCGCTCGACGCCTCGATCGCGTCCGCGCAGGAACGCCTGCGCCGCCTTCCCCGCGACTACGCGACCTGGGCCGCACTCGGCCGGGCCTACCTGGAGAAATCCCGGATCACCGCCGACCCGACCTGGTACGCGAAGTCCGAAGGCGCGTTGCGTCGCTCGCTGACCGAGCGGCCCACCGCGAACCCGGCCGCGCTGACCGGCCTCGGTGCGCTCGCCAACGCCCGCCACGACTTCGCCACCGCCCGCCGGTTCGCCCTCGACGCGCTGACGCAGAACGCCTACAGCGCCGACGCCTACGGTGTGCTCGCCGACGCGGAGACCCAGCTCGGCCACGCCGGCGCCGCCACCGACGCCGTGCAGCGCATGCTCGATCTGCGCCCGACGCTCGCCGCCTACACCCGCGCGTCCTACGACCTCGAACAACACGGCCAGGACGGCGAGGCCGCCGCGCTCATGCGCCGGGCGCTCACGTCCGCCGTGGACCCCGCCGACGCCGCGTTCTGCCACTACCAGCTGGGCGAACTCGCCTGGAACAGCGGGGACCTCGCCGGCGCCGACCGGGAGTACCGGGCCGGCCTCGCCTCCGCCCCCGACTACCTCCCGCTGCTGCAGGGCACCGCGAAGATCGCGGCCGCGCGGGGCGACGTGGACGCGGCGCTGACCACCTACCGCACGCTCACCCAGCGCTCCCCGACCCCGGGTTACCTGCTGGAGTACGCCGAGTTGCTGCAGTCGGCCGGCCGGGCGGCCGAGGCGTCCCAGCAGCTGGAGCTGGCCGAGGCCGCCGGAGCGCTGTTCGCGGCCAACGGCGGCTCCGACGACCTCACGACCGTCGCGCTGGCGCTGGCCCGCGACGAACCCGCCGAGGCGCTGGCCGCCGCGCAGCGCGAGTGGAAGCGCCGCCAGTTCTCCGACGTCGCCGACGCGATGGCCCAGGCCCTGCACGCGAACGGACGGCACGCCGAGGCGCTGCGGTACGCCGAGAAAGCGTCCGCGCTCGGCGTCCGCAGCGCGCGTTTCCAGTACCACCGGGGCGTCATCCTGGCCGCGCTCGGCCGGCCCGCCGAGGCGCGACGCGCCCTGTCGGGCGCGCTCGCGCTCAATCCGCACTTCTCCCCGGTCGAGGCCCCCGCGGCCCGGCGCGCGCTTTCGGAGCTTCCGTCATGA
- a CDS encoding FAD-dependent oxidoreductase, producing MPDFDVAIVGAGPAGAATALRLARAGARVLLLERSHFENPRVGESLSPEVTPLLRELGVDLPAARPSYGVASHWGGTESSSTLSNPHGTGWYVDRAAFDRHLAEAAAAAGADLRLGTACLGAVRATQWTLTLSGGASATADFLVDATGRAARLGRHLGAERLAFDRLVAITAFVPAPDPGGFGLVETVPAGWCYSAPAGPGHLVTMLLTDADLGRDGSLTTVERWRASLGPHTAARLNDAPIGDLRTISAASQRLHRPRLAAEANSAEAAGAGAGAGAGANSAGTDPARADPAGAAPGNPADAAPGNPAGAAAGNPAGAAAAGRRDGYWLAVGDAALAQDPITGTGVLRALRSAATAAEVLLGTDPHRFPAAGLPAAGLPAAGLPAAGLAAYEAALDQECTAYLHRRLSFYAAETRWPDAPFWQRRLRTLSARRTSA from the coding sequence GTGCCTGACTTCGACGTCGCGATCGTCGGTGCGGGCCCGGCGGGCGCGGCCACCGCACTCCGCCTGGCCCGCGCCGGCGCCCGGGTGCTCCTGCTCGAACGCTCGCACTTCGAAAACCCGCGCGTGGGCGAGTCGCTCTCCCCCGAGGTCACCCCCCTGCTCCGCGAACTCGGCGTCGATCTCCCGGCCGCCCGGCCCTCCTACGGGGTGGCGAGCCACTGGGGCGGCACCGAATCGAGCTCGACGCTCAGCAACCCGCACGGAACCGGCTGGTACGTCGACCGGGCCGCCTTCGACCGCCACCTCGCCGAAGCCGCCGCCGCGGCCGGTGCCGACCTCCGCCTCGGCACGGCCTGTCTCGGCGCCGTCAGGGCCACGCAGTGGACGCTCACGCTGAGCGGAGGAGCATCCGCCACGGCGGACTTCCTGGTCGACGCGACCGGCCGCGCCGCCCGTCTCGGCCGCCACCTCGGCGCCGAACGGCTCGCGTTCGACCGGCTGGTCGCGATCACCGCGTTCGTCCCCGCGCCCGACCCCGGCGGCTTCGGCCTGGTCGAGACCGTGCCCGCGGGCTGGTGCTACTCCGCCCCCGCCGGGCCCGGCCACCTCGTCACCATGCTGCTGACCGACGCCGACCTGGGCCGCGACGGCTCGCTCACCACGGTGGAGCGCTGGCGCGCGTCGCTGGGCCCGCACACCGCCGCCCGCCTGAACGACGCGCCGATCGGCGACCTCCGCACGATCTCCGCCGCCAGCCAACGACTCCACCGCCCCCGCCTCGCCGCCGAAGCCAACTCCGCCGAAGCCGCCGGGGCCGGGGCCGGGGCCGGGGCCGGGGCCAACTCTGCCGGGACCGATCCCGCCCGGGCCGACCCGGCCGGCGCCGCCCCGGGCAATCCGGCCGACGCCGCCCCGGGCAATCCGGCCGGCGCGGCCGCGGGCAATCCGGCCGGCGCGGCCGCGGCCGGGCGGCGTGACGGGTACTGGCTCGCGGTGGGTGACGCCGCGCTGGCGCAGGATCCGATCACCGGAACCGGCGTCCTCCGGGCGCTCCGATCGGCGGCCACCGCCGCCGAGGTCCTGCTCGGCACCGACCCGCACCGCTTCCCCGCCGCCGGACTCCCCGCCGCCGGACTCCCCGCCGCCGGACTCCCCGCCGCCGGACTCGCCGCCTACGAGGCCGCGCTCGATCAGGAGTGCACCGCGTACCTGCACCGCCGCCTGAGCTTCTACGCGGCCGAGACCCGCTGGCCCGACGCGCCGTTCTGGCAGCGACGCCTCCGCACGCTCAGTGCGCGCCGAACGTCCGCATAG
- a CDS encoding MBL fold metallo-hydrolase, translating to MTEPPIDVTHHDEHAVILRQSKSVHYEAPFLHLLFGAERALLLDTGATADPALFPLRATVDGLIDAWLAAHPRTGYGLVVAHTHGHGDHVAADAQFSDRPDTVVVGRELEAVTEFFGFGEDWPEGAVTFDLGGRELTVLGSLGHHRASITIFDPRTGFLLTGDTVLPGRLYVEDTEAYVATIERLVGFAAREPVTSVRGCHVEMSRRPGRDYPLGAVSQPDERPLPMAPERLVAVRDAMVGIGARRDVFRYDDFIVYNRPPTWDMLRLVARARVHKAMRTFGAH from the coding sequence ATGACCGAGCCGCCGATCGACGTCACGCACCACGACGAGCACGCGGTGATCCTGCGCCAGAGCAAGTCGGTGCACTACGAAGCGCCGTTCCTCCACCTGCTGTTCGGCGCGGAGCGGGCGCTGTTACTCGACACCGGCGCGACCGCGGACCCCGCGCTGTTCCCGCTGCGGGCGACCGTCGACGGCCTGATCGACGCCTGGCTGGCGGCGCACCCCCGCACCGGCTACGGGCTCGTGGTCGCGCACACCCACGGGCACGGTGACCACGTCGCCGCCGACGCGCAGTTCTCCGACCGGCCGGACACGGTCGTCGTCGGGCGCGAACTCGAGGCGGTGACGGAGTTCTTCGGGTTCGGCGAGGACTGGCCCGAGGGCGCGGTGACGTTCGACCTCGGCGGCCGGGAGCTGACCGTGCTCGGCTCGCTGGGGCACCACCGGGCGTCGATCACGATCTTCGACCCACGGACCGGGTTCCTGCTCACCGGCGACACGGTGCTGCCCGGTCGCCTCTACGTCGAGGACACCGAGGCCTACGTCGCGACGATCGAGCGGCTGGTCGGGTTCGCCGCGCGGGAGCCCGTGACGTCGGTCCGGGGGTGTCACGTCGAGATGAGCCGGCGCCCCGGCCGGGACTACCCGCTCGGCGCGGTCTCGCAGCCGGACGAGCGGCCGCTGCCGATGGCGCCGGAGCGGCTGGTCGCGGTGCGTGACGCGATGGTCGGGATCGGCGCGCGCCGCGACGTGTTCCGGTACGACGATTTCATCGTCTACAACCGGCCGCCGACGTGGGACATGCTCCGTCTGGTGGCGCGGGCGCGTGTGCACAAGGCTATGCGGACGTTCGGCGCGCACTGA
- a CDS encoding winged helix-turn-helix domain-containing protein, which yields MRQFGVLTHPLRLDPLDVLAAHGPSTAAECGRHLGAPQANCSFHLRQLARYALIEDAGSAAAALAPAGLPTDDPGRRRQ from the coding sequence GTGCGACAGTTCGGCGTGCTGACCCACCCGCTGCGCCTCGACCCGCTCGACGTGCTCGCGGCGCACGGGCCGTCCACGGCCGCGGAGTGTGGGCGCCACCTCGGCGCCCCCCAGGCCAACTGCTCGTTCCACCTGCGCCAGCTGGCCAGATACGCCCTCATCGAGGACGCGGGCTCGGCGGCAGCGGCGCTGGCGCCTGCCGGCCTCCCCACCGACGATCCGGGTCGCCGCCGACAATGA
- a CDS encoding vWA domain-containing protein, giving the protein MTDENRRQVLYWRLLATLFDPSEQPTLETASAAVVDDVGLPVQLLDPGVSIDTLLQRFPELAAEIDGVMKPAEDEPRDTAAEVRRAAIASKLLLNVFATGSGNVTAGQLSAWQQDAGWLERALGHEPGGLRGRSDENGLGETLGELEGDLIKRMALREVLADPALAAKLTPSMSLVEQLLRDKSNLSGVALANAKALIRRYVDQVAEVLRTQVEKATVGAIDRSVPPKRVFRNLDVNRTIWKNLTNWNPEDERLYVERLYYRQTARKTTPSRLIVVVDQSGSMVDSMVNCTILASIFAGLPRVDVHLIAFDTRALDLTPWIHDPFETLLRTNLGGGNDGPVAMAMAQPKIVDPRNTAMVWISDFYEFDRSQPLFEGIQAVHRSGVKFIPVGSVTSSGSQQVNPWFRDRFKNLGTPVVSGRIDKLVFELKNFLT; this is encoded by the coding sequence ATGACCGACGAGAACCGCCGCCAGGTCCTGTATTGGCGCCTGCTCGCCACGCTGTTCGACCCGTCCGAGCAGCCCACGCTGGAGACCGCGAGCGCGGCCGTCGTCGACGACGTCGGGCTGCCGGTGCAGTTGCTCGATCCGGGCGTCTCGATCGACACCCTGCTGCAGCGCTTCCCCGAGCTCGCCGCCGAGATCGACGGGGTGATGAAGCCCGCCGAGGACGAACCGCGCGACACCGCGGCCGAGGTGCGCCGGGCCGCGATCGCCTCGAAGCTGCTGCTGAACGTGTTCGCCACCGGCAGCGGCAACGTCACCGCCGGCCAGCTCTCGGCCTGGCAGCAGGACGCCGGCTGGCTGGAGCGGGCGCTCGGCCACGAGCCGGGAGGGCTGCGTGGCCGCTCGGACGAGAACGGCCTCGGCGAGACGCTCGGGGAGCTCGAGGGCGACCTGATCAAACGGATGGCGCTGCGTGAGGTGCTCGCCGACCCGGCGCTGGCCGCGAAGCTGACCCCGAGCATGTCGCTCGTCGAGCAGCTGCTGCGCGACAAGTCGAACCTGTCCGGCGTCGCGCTCGCCAACGCCAAGGCGCTGATCCGGCGCTACGTCGACCAGGTCGCCGAGGTGCTGCGCACCCAGGTGGAGAAGGCCACGGTCGGCGCGATCGACCGGTCGGTCCCGCCGAAGCGCGTGTTCCGCAACCTCGACGTCAACCGCACGATCTGGAAGAACCTCACCAACTGGAACCCCGAGGACGAGCGGCTCTACGTCGAGCGGCTGTACTACCGGCAGACCGCCCGCAAAACGACGCCGTCGCGGCTGATCGTCGTCGTCGACCAGTCCGGGTCGATGGTCGACTCGATGGTCAACTGCACGATCCTCGCGTCGATCTTCGCCGGGCTCCCCCGCGTCGACGTGCACCTGATCGCGTTCGACACCCGGGCGCTCGACCTCACCCCGTGGATCCACGACCCGTTCGAGACCCTGCTGCGCACGAACCTCGGCGGCGGCAACGACGGGCCGGTCGCGATGGCGATGGCCCAGCCGAAGATCGTCGATCCACGCAACACCGCGATGGTGTGGATCTCCGACTTCTACGAGTTCGACCGCTCCCAGCCGCTGTTCGAGGGCATCCAGGCCGTCCACCGCTCCGGCGTGAAGTTCATCCCGGTCGGGTCGGTCACCAGCTCCGGCAGTCAGCAGGTCAACCCCTGGTTCCGCGACCGCTTCAAGAATCTCGGCACGCCGGTCGTGTCGGGGCGCATCGACAAGCTCGTGTTCGAGCTCAAGAACTTCCTCACCTGA
- a CDS encoding ATP-binding protein, translating into MNDMLRAPAEVKYADELDWLESIDDGPKPFSWRLSPKMVRLFVLGSERADGLDRPVAQKWFGDRSFVERSIVTLASDRGLLLIGDPGTGKSWLAELLAAAISRNSTLVVQGTAGTTEDHIKYSWNVSQVIAKGQSPESLIPSPIMTAMQRGVIGRFEELTRTTSDVQDALISILSEKYVSIPELKDDSINTVFAQPGFSIIATANSRDRGVNDLSSALKRRFNFVRIPVVTNKKSEAEIVRFRTVELLRRHEIELDVPPTLLDILLQSFADLRAAAASATSDDEKLESSLSTAEQIGVLEDAILHSQFFGDRALRSATLARSLVGSLARRSPEDLAILNKYWHGTVEKRSKQDAGEWEGFLEGGREAIATLS; encoded by the coding sequence ATGAACGACATGCTCCGCGCCCCCGCCGAGGTCAAGTACGCGGACGAGCTCGACTGGCTGGAGTCGATCGACGACGGCCCGAAACCGTTCTCCTGGCGGCTGTCGCCGAAGATGGTGCGCCTGTTCGTGCTCGGCTCCGAGCGCGCCGACGGGCTCGACCGGCCGGTCGCGCAGAAGTGGTTCGGTGACCGCAGCTTCGTCGAGCGCAGCATCGTCACGCTGGCGTCCGACCGCGGCCTGCTGCTGATCGGTGACCCCGGCACCGGCAAGAGCTGGCTCGCCGAGCTGCTCGCGGCCGCGATCTCACGGAACTCGACGCTCGTCGTCCAGGGCACCGCGGGCACCACCGAGGACCACATCAAGTACTCGTGGAACGTGTCGCAGGTGATCGCCAAGGGGCAGTCGCCCGAGTCGCTGATCCCGTCGCCGATCATGACCGCGATGCAGCGCGGGGTGATCGGGCGGTTCGAGGAGCTCACCCGCACCACGAGCGACGTACAGGACGCGCTGATCTCGATCCTGTCGGAGAAGTACGTGTCGATCCCCGAGCTCAAGGACGACTCGATCAACACGGTCTTCGCGCAGCCGGGCTTCTCGATCATTGCGACCGCGAACAGCCGCGACCGGGGCGTCAACGACCTGTCCTCGGCGCTCAAGCGGCGCTTCAACTTCGTGCGCATCCCGGTGGTGACGAACAAGAAGAGCGAGGCCGAGATCGTTCGTTTCCGCACCGTCGAGCTGCTGCGCCGGCACGAGATCGAACTCGACGTCCCGCCGACGCTGCTCGACATCCTGTTGCAGAGCTTCGCCGACCTGCGGGCGGCGGCGGCGTCGGCCACCAGCGACGACGAGAAGCTGGAGTCGTCGCTGTCGACCGCCGAGCAGATCGGTGTGCTGGAGGACGCGATCCTGCACAGCCAGTTCTTCGGCGACCGCGCGCTCCGGTCGGCGACGCTGGCCCGCTCGCTCGTCGGTTCACTGGCCCGGCGCAGCCCCGAGGACCTCGCGATCCTCAACAAGTACTGGCACGGCACGGTCGAGAAGCGCAGCAAGCAGGACGCCGGGGAGTGGGAAGGCTTCCTCGAGGGCGGCCGCGAGGCGATCGCGACCCTGTCGTGA
- a CDS encoding DUF5682 family protein yields MTTAPEAPGAAATSGVFASLRDQLVGAAEAFTEDRRDLGGILTGLVDDVDRALREPLEVFPVCHHSPASALAMVQRLRAKQPSVIYLELCEDLQPLLIELRNCKLPVALQAFASELDGHPESWAPLSVVAPITAASAEYQAIAYALETPGVELVLVDRSTDHVFQWLPRAPAQPDHDEQDPHDEPAPQDEQGLHGDAVGLEIGDLRPGFAELEEHLLHHGKVRHWSEWWDQYVEQPLVGADYDTYRQVMVLIGSLFRRLRPSGASRHDRDEDRERYMWTRMREHLARTGIDRSRALYVCGAFHAASHVEEFGADAAPTDFTISERTGTKWLYGLIPSSHSAIEAQFGLAPGSVSIAAATWQKAVSKTGAKPYALGGKGARSDRALAEKKLAANPPTPAQTEIALRKAALPKPADKLSGFLSRPPVLDDRDEAELLGWCVDIVRLARRNGYLSSTADAIAIFETSILLAGMRGRARPTPYDFQDAAITCIEKDSVPGRRDVRRLCEILLGGDRIGSVGYYSLPPLARDVYDRLEPLGLNLEARTVQRALLDLAGRPDLVPASRLLWRLRYLLPSDAVRPIMGERRLGEKASIQESWDLAIGKYQRSLIELGYEGVAVEQVLEQRLRQGVRTPEATAATALAAVEDAILYLDSPTFVNELGARAVELLAAERTVDDAPAVLRRIRRLLAHYRATEPELPEWCEQFVVAGYAHYCTLLPTAFVDEQTGVRQVAAMLGFLFSLESLALTLGCDRAQLELAVAQSHPETPAKLALVWAANIQLGTLTPAELRTRCDELLDNPLVLPSFPQYLSGFVQALEPVPNLAPFVVEVLSKAFGLLPDPVLLPWLPSLITTLRDQAGELVPALVREAGRTFPGTLPALDAFVPPWESAPPAPTSRPIASGPVTALLTTHPATTDALAALLGLDPSWPEPDTGAGGGGGGGAASPAVAALLAAHPAPAAALAELLPA; encoded by the coding sequence GTGACGACCGCTCCCGAGGCGCCCGGCGCCGCGGCCACCTCCGGGGTGTTCGCGTCGCTGCGTGATCAGCTGGTCGGGGCCGCCGAGGCCTTCACCGAGGACCGGCGGGACCTGGGCGGCATCCTCACCGGGCTGGTGGACGACGTCGACCGGGCGTTGCGTGAGCCGCTCGAGGTCTTCCCGGTCTGTCACCACTCGCCGGCGTCCGCGCTGGCGATGGTGCAGCGGCTGCGCGCCAAGCAGCCCTCGGTGATCTACCTGGAGCTCTGCGAGGACCTCCAGCCGCTCCTGATCGAGCTGCGCAACTGCAAGCTCCCGGTCGCGCTTCAGGCTTTCGCGTCCGAGCTCGACGGCCACCCGGAGAGCTGGGCTCCCCTCTCGGTCGTCGCGCCGATCACCGCGGCGTCGGCCGAGTACCAGGCGATCGCCTACGCGCTGGAGACACCCGGCGTCGAACTGGTGCTCGTCGACCGCTCCACCGACCACGTCTTCCAGTGGCTCCCGCGCGCGCCCGCCCAGCCCGACCACGACGAACAAGACCCTCACGACGAACCGGCCCCCCAGGACGAGCAGGGCCTCCACGGTGACGCGGTCGGCCTGGAGATCGGCGACCTCCGACCGGGCTTCGCCGAACTCGAGGAGCACCTGCTCCACCACGGCAAGGTCCGGCACTGGTCCGAATGGTGGGACCAGTACGTCGAGCAGCCACTCGTCGGCGCCGACTACGACACCTACCGCCAGGTCATGGTGCTCATCGGCAGCCTGTTCCGCCGGCTCCGGCCGTCGGGGGCGTCCCGGCACGACCGCGACGAGGACCGCGAGCGCTACATGTGGACGCGGATGCGTGAGCACCTCGCGCGCACCGGCATCGACCGGTCGCGGGCGCTGTACGTCTGCGGTGCGTTCCACGCCGCGAGCCACGTCGAGGAATTCGGGGCCGACGCCGCACCCACCGATTTCACGATCAGCGAGCGCACCGGCACCAAGTGGCTCTACGGCCTGATCCCGTCGAGCCACTCCGCGATCGAGGCGCAGTTCGGCCTGGCGCCGGGCTCGGTGTCGATCGCGGCCGCCACCTGGCAGAAGGCCGTCTCGAAGACCGGTGCGAAGCCGTACGCGCTCGGCGGCAAGGGCGCCCGCTCCGACCGCGCGCTGGCCGAGAAGAAGCTCGCCGCCAACCCCCCGACGCCCGCGCAGACCGAGATCGCCCTGCGCAAGGCCGCGCTGCCGAAGCCGGCCGACAAGCTGTCGGGCTTCCTGTCTCGGCCGCCGGTCCTCGACGACCGGGACGAGGCCGAACTGCTCGGCTGGTGCGTCGACATCGTGCGGCTGGCCCGGCGCAACGGCTACCTCTCCAGCACCGCCGACGCGATCGCGATCTTCGAGACGTCGATCCTGCTGGCCGGGATGCGCGGGCGCGCCCGGCCGACCCCGTACGACTTCCAGGACGCGGCGATCACGTGCATCGAGAAGGACAGCGTGCCGGGTCGCCGGGACGTACGCCGCCTCTGCGAGATCCTGCTCGGCGGCGACCGCATCGGCAGCGTCGGGTACTACTCGCTGCCGCCGCTGGCGCGCGACGTCTACGACCGGCTGGAACCGCTCGGGCTCAACCTGGAGGCGCGCACGGTTCAGCGGGCGCTGCTCGACCTGGCCGGCCGCCCCGACCTCGTCCCGGCGTCGCGGCTGCTCTGGCGGCTGCGTTACCTGCTGCCGTCCGATGCCGTCCGCCCGATCATGGGCGAGCGGCGCCTCGGAGAGAAAGCGTCCATCCAGGAGAGTTGGGACCTGGCGATCGGGAAGTACCAGCGGTCGCTGATCGAGCTCGGCTACGAGGGCGTCGCCGTCGAGCAGGTGCTCGAGCAGCGGCTGCGGCAGGGCGTGCGGACGCCGGAGGCCACCGCGGCCACCGCGCTGGCGGCGGTGGAGGACGCGATCCTCTACCTCGACAGCCCGACGTTCGTGAACGAGCTGGGTGCCCGCGCGGTCGAGCTGCTCGCGGCCGAACGCACGGTCGACGACGCCCCGGCCGTGCTGCGCCGCATCCGGCGGCTGCTCGCGCACTACCGCGCCACCGAGCCGGAGCTACCCGAGTGGTGCGAGCAGTTCGTCGTCGCCGGGTACGCGCACTACTGCACGCTGCTGCCCACCGCGTTCGTGGACGAGCAGACCGGCGTGCGTCAGGTCGCGGCGATGCTCGGATTCCTGTTCAGCCTGGAGAGCCTGGCGCTGACACTCGGCTGCGACCGCGCCCAGCTGGAGCTGGCCGTGGCGCAGTCGCACCCGGAGACCCCGGCCAAGCTCGCGCTGGTCTGGGCGGCGAACATCCAGCTCGGCACGCTCACCCCGGCCGAGCTGCGCACCCGGTGCGACGAACTGCTCGACAACCCGCTGGTGCTGCCGTCGTTCCCGCAGTACCTGAGCGGTTTCGTGCAGGCGCTCGAGCCGGTGCCGAACCTGGCGCCGTTCGTCGTCGAGGTGCTCTCGAAGGCGTTCGGGCTGCTCCCCGACCCGGTGCTGCTGCCCTGGCTGCCGTCGCTGATCACGACCCTGCGCGACCAGGCCGGCGAGCTGGTCCCCGCGCTGGTGCGTGAAGCCGGTCGCACGTTCCCGGGCACGCTGCCCGCCCTGGACGCGTTCGTACCACCCTGGGAGTCGGCACCCCCGGCCCCCACGTCCCGGCCGATCGCGAGCGGGCCGGTCACCGCCCTGCTCACGACGCATCCGGCCACCACCGACGCCCTGGCTGCCCTGCTGGGCCTGGACCCGAGCTGGCCCGAACCGGACACCGGCGCGGGCGGGGGCGGGGGCGGGGGCGCCGCGAGCCCGGCGGTGGCGGCACTCCTCGCCGCGCATCCGGCCCCCGCCGCCGCCCTGGCCGAACTCCTCCCGGCCTGA